TGTTTGATTACTTTGCTAATGCTTCAGTTATTGATATTGTTGTGTTTTTACAATGTCCTGTGCCCTTCAAAAAATTACATTTGTAGGAACTATTTCTTCCCTGCAAGATTTCTTCTTTTCAGACAAACACAGTTGGAGTAAGAAGGATCGGCCCAAAAATGCCggtaaactttaaaatttattgttgaaGTACTCTTCATTTTCAATGTCCCTCTACACTTCTGTTCGTCCTTAATCCAAATGGAATTTGATGGAAAATATAAATTGAACTTTACTGTAGTATTTGTCGACTTTGGAACTTAATATCGTAGTTCTTTAGATGCCTAATTTGTTTTATGCTAAAACATCAATCTCCTCTTGACCTATTCTAAATGATTGTCAACCGGATATATAGTAAACTTGTTTGCTTCATTAACCAGGACCACAGCGAAAACTGGAGAAACTGCTGAATCTATCAGGGAATAAGATTTGTGCAGATTGTGGATCACCAGATCCGAAATGGGTGTAAGTTGTTCAGATTGAACTAGAAGGGTTTTAtatttttggtattttttttttaatctagcATTATTTTCTCAACCAAGATGTTCATGAGAGTTTTTTTTTCACTGTTTTCTAGATGTTACATTAACTATCTTGCTCTTTGATTGAGTTGTTTGGATATGTATCAGGTCCTTAAGTCATGGAGTATTTATTTGTATCAAGTGTTCTGGTGTTCATAGAAGCCTTGGAGTACACATATCAAAGGTGTTGCTCGCAATTTCTCTCCTTATCCTGCTTCAGAATATGCTGTCTTATCTTTGCTACTTCGATTTAATATTTCGACTTTTTTATGGTACCACTAATTTCAGTTTAAGCTTGTTGTGAGAGAAATGGAACCTTTGATGAATCCTAGACAGTAGCAGTAGGCTTTAGAAGTAGactttatttgcttttgctctTTTCCCGTATTTAGTTTGGTGGTTTGATGCTCTAATATGTTCCTTATATTAAACCAGGTTCTATCAATCAAGCTAGATGAATGGACAGATGAGCAAGTGAATAATTTCATTGATTTGGGTGGCAATACTACAGCAAACAACAAGTATGAAGCTTCCATTCCAGAAGAATACGAAAAACCAAAGCCAGACGCATCTATAGATGAGCGAACTGAATTCATTAGGTAGTGCCAGCTAGTAcaggattaatcatacatcttTATCACACCATTCTGAACCAGAAATTTATTCTTGAATACACAGGAGAAAATATGAGCTGCTTCAATTTTTTGGCACTGATGATCAAGTGACCTCTGCTCGACCCCAAAGATCTCCATCATCCTCCCAAGACAAGAGGCAATATGACAAGCAAGCAACAAGACATCGTATTGGGAATGCATTTCGTAACAGCTGGGGAAGAAAAGATGCCGACTACAAGAACTCCAAAAAGAACAGCTCTATGGTAATGATTTCCTGTCTCATTAGTAACCTTGTATCAGCCAAGTCTAAGGACCATGAATTTTTACCTTCCTCCTACAAAAGGAATTGTTACAATATGCTCTATAGTTGAATTTCACGTTTTTTTTACTGAATTTGGTTGCTTGAAAATGATGTTTATAGGCAGGTATGATTGA
This sequence is a window from Manihot esculenta cultivar AM560-2 chromosome 4, M.esculenta_v8, whole genome shotgun sequence. Protein-coding genes within it:
- the LOC110613501 gene encoding probable ADP-ribosylation factor GTPase-activating protein AGD11, with the translated sequence MSVRQDNSDGTISSLQDFFFSDKHSWSKKDRPKNAGPQRKLEKLLNLSGNKICADCGSPDPKWVSLSHGVFICIKCSGVHRSLGVHISKVLSIKLDEWTDEQVNNFIDLGGNTTANNKYEASIPEEYEKPKPDASIDERTEFIRRKYELLQFFGTDDQVTSARPQRSPSSSQDKRQYDKQATRHRIGNAFRNSWGRKDADYKNSKKNSSMAGMIEFIGLIKVNVVKGTNLAVRDVVTSDPYVILALGHQSVRTRVIKNNLNPVWNESLMLSIPEHIPPLKLIVYDKDTFTTDDFMGEAEIDIQPLVAAAKAYEASTITEPMQLGKWVASKDNTLVKDGIITLVDGRVKQDISLRLQNVERGVLEIELECVPLTQ